The segment GTCGCGTACATTCAATATCACTCCTCGTCTTTCATTTATCCAGCGTGTCACGACCAACCAAATTCGCACCGTGATTCATGACAATTCTTAAAACTTTAAAGATTTAAATGAGATACATACCGAGAATCGGGAATTGGCTGTTACACATTACTGAAAAAATTAGAGGCGGTTAAGTGGATTATGCGATACTTGAAGAGAACGACTAATATTTTCCTGGTGTATAGTGCTAACATACGAAATAATGACTTAGTTACATATGCATAATTAGACCATGATGGTGATCTGGTGAAAAGAAGATCACTGGCGTATTATGTCTTCATTTTATTCATAAGTTTAATAATTTGGAAGTTAAAATTTGCCTTGTCTACAACTGAAGCAAAGTACATGTCAAGACAGAAGGAATATACATGGTCTTGTTTTGAGTCTTGGTTTGAAGGTGGAAAAACTTATCTTGTTTTGTGACAATCAAAGTGTTTTGTGTCTTGTAAAGTATTTAGTCTATCACAAAGAGACAAAATCTATTAATTTAAGCCTACATTTCATCAAAAATGTTTTGGAAGAATAAATGTTTTCTATTAAGAAGATAAATACCAGGGATAACCTAACCGAAAAGTTGACAAAATCGTTGCTTATGGAGAAGTTCAAGTTTTGCTTGAAGTTATTAGATGTTCGCAGGAGTTAAGTCCTTATGGGGGGAAATTGGCAAGATGGAGAGGAAGTTCTTGATTTCTATAGCTTGGAGTAATACCAAAGTCAACATAAAGATTGTTAAATATGACTTGAGAATTAGCTGAACTAATAGATGTCTTAATAGTTCAATAAGGTTGTAAATCAATTGATGGAATGGAGGTCCATTTCGGTTTTAGGTGGGGTTTATATTGTACTTCGTCTATAAATAAATGCTAATAGAGTTTCAATTGTATCAAATTTTACTGTAATGTAATATCGTGttcaaatatatgaataaaaatattttctattttttgtgGACGTAGTCGATATTTACCGAATCACAtaaattttatgtgtttacgtGTGTAATTATTCTCGTTTTCTGCTAACAAGATAGATGCATTTCGTAGTGATCGATAGAGTCGCAATCAGTGCATGGTGATCAATATATGCTGTGCCCTTTTAAGCTTCGCAGTAGGGCTCGGGCCCATCATTGTTAGTGCTgttcatgaaaaatgaaaatagtGGTTATTCACGGATTAACACTTTGTAAAATgcttaaaaaatattaatatttttgacCTTTTCACATAAATTTTTCGTAATTATCTTATATGGCTGAACACGTTTTACCAAACAAACAGTACTAGCTACCACTCCAACCAGTGTATTAAAGTTATAGAATATGATTTCTTTTCTGACATTTTATACCAACTGCTCACGAGGCAACATAACACGCTTTATTTATTtgtaaacaaatatataaatacataaaagtcCATACACaactttttatttatatttatatttagcaTTTGCTTCTACCAACAAGTATGACTGACAAAAGCACCACTTCTTGTTCACCAAATTTGTTTCCTTTTCAAAGGATGCATTCCATTCTGTTCTTTGTCTTCTTCATACTTTGCTTCAATGGATCAACAATGGTGGATTCCCAGGACACCTTTCAACTTCCTTCTCCTTTACCCAAATGGCCTCCaggtacctctctctctctctctctctctctctctctctctctcacacacacacacacacacacacacacatacacacatgtaCACATGATAGATCATACTTAGAATGAGCGATGTTTTGTTCGATAAATTCTAGGCGGAGGATTTGCCACTGGAAACATAGATCTTGGAGGATTACAAGTGAGTCAGGTAACAAAACTCAACAAAATATGGGCAACAAATGAAGGAGGACCCGACAATCTCGGTGCCACATTTTACGATCCAGTTGAGATCCCACAAGGCTTTTCAAGTTTAGGCTCGTATGCACAACCAAACAACCTCCCATTTTCCGGTCAAATTCTCGCCGGAAAAGATGTATCAAACGACTCCTCAAAACCCACTCTCAAATCACCAACGGATTACACACTTGTTTGGACCAGTGAGTCTTTAGATATCAAGAAAGATGGTGAAGCTTACATTTGGCTCCCAAATGCTCCCGATGGTTACAAAGCCGTCGGGTACGTCATCGGCAACTCGTCGGTGAAACCACCGGTGGATAAAGTCCAATGTGTCCGTACAGACTTAACCGACACCACAAACACAACGGACCTTGTAAACGATAACGTTCTTTATCTGGATGGGCTAAGCGTACGTGGTTCCATGAATGGTTTCGTGGTTCGAAATGGAAGTGTAGCGAGTTTGAAGGGTAATTTATCCAATTCAATGCCGAATGTAAACCAAATCAAAGCATTGATCGAAGCTTACTCTCCGGTGATCTACCTCCATCCCGATGAACCTTATCTCCCATCTTCAGTCGACTGGTTTTTCCAAAACGGCGCTTTGCTATACCAACGAGGGGTCGAATCCAAGCCGAACCCAGTTCAGAAAAACGGCTCGAACCTTCCACAAGGTGGCTCGAACGATGAGGCATATTGGTTAGATCTTCCACGTGATGGTTCGAGTCAAGATCGAGTCAAGAAAGGATCTTTACAAGATGCTTCTGCTTATTTCCATGTTAAACCTATTTCCGGAGGGCTATTTACCGACATTGCCATATGGGTTTTCTACCCTTTCAACGGTGGAGGAAGGGCAAAAGTGGAATTTGTCAACCTCTCTTTAGGAAAGTTTGGTGAACATGTAGGTGATTGGGAACATGTCACCTTAAGAGTTAATAACTTTAAAGGCGAGTTACACAGTGTCTTCTTTTCGCAACATGGTTGGGGTCAATGGGTGAGTGCATCGGATCTTGAGTACCACTCCGGGAACAAACCGGTGGTTTATGCATCGTTGCATGGCCATGCATCGTATCCAAAACCAGGGTGTGTTTTGTTGGGTTCTGGTGGGGTGGATATTGGTGTCCGAGATGACACTGCTAAGAGTGATAAGGTGATGGATACTGGAGTGAGGGCGGTGGTGATTGCGGCGGAGTATATGGGGACGACGGTGGTGGAACCACCGTGGTTAAATTATGAAAGGAAATGGGGCCCAAAAATTGATTATGACGTCGATAAAGAGATGAATAAAGTGAAGAGGATGATGATAGGGAAGTTAAAGAAGGCTTTTGAGAGATTGGTGGAGAGTCTACCAAGGGAGATGTTGGGTGAAGATGGGCCAACGGGGCCAAAAGTGAAGAATAGTTGGAGTGGGGATGAAACTCTTTGATTAATAAATTAGGAACTAGGAAGTGGTTGATCAAATATCCATTCTCAAGAATGTATGTATGGTTATAATGTTAGTGGAATCATAATTTAAATATTACTCTATTTTTTATTACATAATGAGAGGAAAATTCTGATATAATGACGAAAGTTAAGATCTATTAATAAAACAGTTAATTTTTTAGTTGCTAAATCATACATTTTGAACgatattcatttaaaacatttaatctTTCAAGTCATAATCGTTTAAGTCATGTTAATTAATTGTTTGGCTAACTAAAATGTTtgtcaatataaaatattatttcatgtttggttattttgaataaaataaaaagatgaatgataaaaaaaaatattaggaaAACTAAAGATGAATATGATAATTAAAGTTTTGAAAGCCTAAAATTTATTAAAGTGATTTTCTCAATTTTAACTAGAAAGTTACCCCCGTTACGCGGGacaaaatgttttttatattgtTTCTGAGtcgataaatatgacagacgTAGAAAGTACAATgataaaatgtaaaagttttgactagAAGTGTCAAAATGACTAAAGAATTAAAGTGGTTGGATTAGCAAGTTTTTTAGAAAAGAGATCAAAgctgtcaaaccgttaaagttttgtgaccaaactttaaatattaaaaggttcctaaaaagtgtaaaaatattgattCCAAGGACAAAaggtgtcaaaatggctaaagaatgAGGAGCAAAGTTGACAAAAAAACATCCAAATTTACTATTCCTAACTTTGAAGCCCAACAATGGTACAGGGACcaattctgccaaaaatatcgtaacttcattatatatatatatatatatatatatatatatatatatatatatatatatatatatatatatatatatatatatatatatatatatatatatacacacacacattaatTTTTGGTTAAatctttttaattatattttcttTATATTTCAGTAAATTATTAGgaaaattgagtaatctaacatttttttttaaaaaaaataacctTTTGGTCCGGAATGGGTCATTCCGGACCCAAAAACCGGCCCAAGCCCAATATTATAGCACATTGATAGATCTAGAATACGCATTCCGGAATTAGCATATCCGAAGTGCAATCTGACTGCATGTCATACCAAATTTTCAGCATGGATTCGTCAAACCAAGGAAGTTCTACACTTTAAGTTACTTTGCATTTGATTTTCTGAAATGATTTATGTATTCCAGAATGGTCCGGAACACAAGGAACAACTCCAGAATATTTGAATTatcccttttttttatttttttctcgtTGTACGTGTATGAATGTTATGTAAGTACTTTGTAATGTGTTTCTGATCGGTTGTTTTTGTCCGGTATTACGTATTGTAGGGGTTTCAGAATGGTAATGTAGGTTCGGAACACGATGAACGTAGTCCGGAACCTGATGATCTATTCCGGAATACGTATAATAGACAATTTTTTTTCTAAGTATTGTTTAATAACCCATGTTAGTCCAAAGACAAGTTAACGTGGATGTTGTTAAAAAAAATAGTGAGTTTTACATACGACAAAGTTGTATTCCATTTACAGGAGGTTTCAGATAAAAAATGACGATGATGAGtttcaaaatatgataaaaaaaataaacaaacaaagacacccatagaattatatatatatatatatatatatatatatatatatatatatatatatatatatatatatataatatcagaAAGGGTGTTAAAACTTAAATTGAAAGCAGATAGGAGTATATGACTCTGAAAGATGACACTGGAGCAAGTGCAGACAAACTTGTTATGATATATTAGTTACAATTATGTTTTTTTGTTATGGATATGTTTCAGGAattgttttttattattgttaaatACTTTTATGCACATTGGTTTTTAAatagtatattaatataattTAGGTATATTCTATTTTCAGTCTCCAACATTCAATGACCCGAACGATCATAATGAGTTGCCTATCGAGTATGTTATACCACGTCTTGAAGACGAGCAACGACGTCTTGTTGATACGACTACATTAGAAATGATTCATGATTATCAACTTGCTAAATAACAAATGGTAATACTGGAGATCCCATTACCACATTCATCAGCTGAGGACATGAGAAAAGTAGCATTATATAACATGCAAATGTTCCTTATTACCATGTCTGAAGATATACGACAATTTGTGAACACAATGGACATCATCGAAGAAACACATAGGACAACTCCAACAATAGAAGATCGAGTCGAATTAATTGATAATGGTTTCGAACTAATTGGGACCTACATGGAATTGTTTGAAAATCATGTAGACACGACTAGTTTGCTTCGGATGCAAGTTCCCGTTATCGGCCACAaatgtaatataattttaaatgtgGTTATTGTAATGTCTTTTAAACTAAATTTTGTAAAATGAACGGTATGATTATCTAAACTAAAATGACAATTATCCTTTTTCATTAACATTATTGCAAAGAGCGTTATTTAACCTAATACATACTTAGATTGGTTTCCACAAATCACGAAATTGTAAGGAATACATATTTTGTTCCCGGTTAATAAAATCTCCTCTAATTCTAACAACATCTGTTAGACGGTCCCATTCTACACGAAGCTTATTGATCTCCTTATTTACATTTtcaatccacttcttagcttGTTTCACTTCTTTCATCACTTCTAAAAcccatttttctttttcatttacttGTTCTGCTAGATCGTCTGCATGTTGATTTAGTGTGCGACTTCTTTCAGAGTCCCTTTCGTTTGCTTCTTCAACAACCTTTATAGCTTGGAAAATGTCATCAAACATTTTATCTGGGAGTAGGAAATTTGGGCCTTCTGGAAACGGGTTATTATTTGAACAAACATAACAATCTTCTTCTTCACAATGTCAAACACCATCATGAGATGAACTCATTCCAATTTTATTTCAATGTTGAGGATTCATGCTAGGTGTATTTTAAGGTCGAAAAGCAAGTGTCCAAAATAGCCATTCTGGAAAGTGGCTCCGAATCCGGAATGCGGTTCTAGAATAAGGGTCTGAAATACTGTCAGGAATCTATGACATTTACTGCTCGGAATGAGTACACATACTGTCAGGAATCTATGACTTTTACTATTGGGAAATGACTACACATATGTCAGGAATCTATGACAATTATTGTTTCGAAATTATGGTTTGAAATATCAATTCCGGAATGTGGATCCAAAATAGCTGGTCCGGAACTGTCTCTGAAATAGCTGCTTTGGAACGTGGCTATGGAACAATGGTCTGAAATAGTTGGTCCAAAATATTGTCAGGAATCTATGACATTTACTGTTCGGAATAACTATACAAATGTCAGGAATCTTTGACTTTTACTGTTCGGAATGACTACTCAAATGTCAAGAATCTAGGACAACTATTGTTTCGAAATTAAGGTCTGAAATATTAATTCCAGAATGTGTTTCCGGAATAGTATCAGGAACCAAAACCCTAGTAAATGCCATTATATAAAGGAATTCAAGCATCAAAACTCTTTATCTTGTTAAAATTAATACTAAAAATTCATTTCTCATAATCCAAagtgtcgcaccccaaaaccgagaatggcggaatacgttctggggtagaggacgtcatgtcaagtatcacaacatatgcagtatagtaatcaaagtacaacaaccattgcattaatagtaataattttacataggttacatttcatagcaacatcaaagtaaatacagaacataacatagatgcagcttGGTTCTAGGTTGACTTCGCAAATGCTcccgagatgtacctgtctatcgatgacctgagaatacaagttattttgaaagtgagtatcaacatttttataatgctggtgagttcataagtatttaatgacattagtataaatacacatttttattcaaaataacttcatGAAGAATAGCAGTTTAGAAtttacggtgtattagcgttctttccagaaaatccgatattttctaaataaaagtagtcttctatcaagaaTCGATCGTTCTAAGTTTAAACCGAGAAATATCTTTatcaaaagcagtcttctaccaagacccgacagttttatattttaaggagtaatttccccaaaatactatcattaccaaaatatagtttttacttgAAAGGGGTTGTGAGgaaatcacaagtaaaaataataggggaaaaataatatatatatatatatatatatatatatatatatatatatatatacacttcagCAGTAATATTGCTGGCTAAAGTAAATGGAAcatagactccagacagtatcgaatgagaaatacagctagcaaagtctaaaacaagaggtgaatgtgaactcgtatgtaaccatgttgatcgacgatagagtatccgatgaccctccaggtcacgcgtagagttagtgacattatgtcacccatgggccttaccggcgcggactgtagctagcagtcagggtgcgggagtgtcggtcccgtatagatttatacacatgatgttcgctctccctccaggagactctggttacacggcgatGGCGCTATGAAGCGTCGTAgcgggaaatagtgtgtcacattctatttgaagtattataataatagtatagactcgcgaatgaactgactcctgagtAATTCTTCGtactagatatatatatatatatatatgtatatatatatagagagagagagagatagaatctcctaactattcctataatagttactagggttctagaaacatgaataatggaaggatgcctttactactcaaggcgatgaactggctgagagagcttttatgtccatatttgtatacatgatatataactaatatttaaacgacctttggatggATAACCGATACGccgaagccacatccaaacaaggaaaaggaatcaaagcgagttagccttcctaagtcctttaaaaattaattatataactatacatatacgggcatgcatttaacaaaataaaagcataacaAAAACTTTGGTAAGACTTTTGGGAAAACtttataaataataatttatgacttgatgtcggtttataaaacaagctttgaaaacctttggtaaacctTTAATAAGAAATTACAACTTGATGTTCCTTTAAAAAACAAGCTTTGAAAGAtgatttgataaaacagtttaagtgaagaaaacctttgtcTAAAACACTGCTGTAACAGGTTTTGAAGGAAAACATACAGCACGAAAGACAGTTTGAGAAAAGAtctaaacaagtaaagacgttttggaaaaccatctgtAGTATtctacttggtaaaacagatgcaagtgtaataaatccttttgcatgcgggttattaatcacatatgattgatataataactagcatgtttcaacttgtattccccccataaaagcatttaaaaacgtttacaaggttaattcaggggtatgaactcacctgtcgtgGGTGACTCGGATGGTCGGACGATATAGGATGCTATGTGTTAATTGAGGTCTTGAACACACACTTGGATCCTATTTAGcaagtaatgatacatttaagtatccaattagtcattaaataactaattaagcaagtaaagaccctctaatgcatgaaaacaccttgtttcaagtgctaggagtgttaagggttgcatctaaggagagtATAGTCccactttggagtttactcctcaaatggtaatacctaagggtgtttatggttttggaaccatatcccccatgagtttacagccgtaaactcacaggtggggtgtatttgtgtgctttacGGGTTCATGCTTCACAAggaaaggttctagggttgattcaagggctatggaagtgattagggctcaaaatggacactttaaggagtt is part of the Lactuca sativa cultivar Salinas chromosome 7, Lsat_Salinas_v11, whole genome shotgun sequence genome and harbors:
- the LOC111890575 gene encoding hypothetical protein At1g04090, translating into MTDKSTTSCSPNLFPFQRMHSILFFVFFILCFNGSTMVDSQDTFQLPSPLPKWPPGGGFATGNIDLGGLQVSQVTKLNKIWATNEGGPDNLGATFYDPVEIPQGFSSLGSYAQPNNLPFSGQILAGKDVSNDSSKPTLKSPTDYTLVWTSESLDIKKDGEAYIWLPNAPDGYKAVGYVIGNSSVKPPVDKVQCVRTDLTDTTNTTDLVNDNVLYLDGLSVRGSMNGFVVRNGSVASLKGNLSNSMPNVNQIKALIEAYSPVIYLHPDEPYLPSSVDWFFQNGALLYQRGVESKPNPVQKNGSNLPQGGSNDEAYWLDLPRDGSSQDRVKKGSLQDASAYFHVKPISGGLFTDIAIWVFYPFNGGGRAKVEFVNLSLGKFGEHVGDWEHVTLRVNNFKGELHSVFFSQHGWGQWVSASDLEYHSGNKPVVYASLHGHASYPKPGCVLLGSGGVDIGVRDDTAKSDKVMDTGVRAVVIAAEYMGTTVVEPPWLNYERKWGPKIDYDVDKEMNKVKRMMIGKLKKAFERLVESLPREMLGEDGPTGPKVKNSWSGDETL